Proteins encoded by one window of Bacteroidia bacterium:
- a CDS encoding transporter, translating to MRKIIFILLALIPYYAQSCDFCNGYLGLNPHFKKNSVSLRNQSRFFQGTEMSAAELEGMGLSKKDFFETRINYELFAQYYPTQKLQLILSVPYVVNRDGMSDKAADAMGMVHHNLNHESKETTNTYQGIGDVVLVSHYQVFNINAAEENKVGQRLMVGPGIKLPTGICDVPEGSESHTFVHQPGTGSWDPMISMIYLAKYKRSGLMANLSYMVTTKNKQNFRSGNKLNTNVTGFYQITSKRFNIYPNIGFYWEHAAKDIYLSEKQGNSGGNISYLHNGIDIYYKRFALNAAFQLPILKALNGNQAEICFKVLTGFSFTFN from the coding sequence ATGAGAAAAATAATATTTATATTATTGGCTCTAATACCATATTATGCACAGTCATGTGACTTTTGCAATGGTTATCTAGGGTTAAATCCGCATTTCAAAAAGAACAGTGTTTCATTAAGAAACCAAAGTAGGTTCTTCCAGGGAACTGAAATGTCGGCAGCAGAACTTGAAGGCATGGGTTTATCCAAAAAAGATTTTTTTGAAACCAGGATAAATTATGAGCTATTTGCACAATATTACCCCACCCAAAAACTACAACTTATTTTATCTGTACCATATGTAGTTAATCGTGATGGTATGAGTGATAAAGCTGCAGATGCTATGGGTATGGTGCATCATAATCTAAATCATGAATCAAAAGAAACTACAAATACCTATCAGGGTATTGGTGATGTAGTGTTGGTTTCACACTATCAAGTATTCAATATAAATGCTGCAGAAGAAAATAAAGTCGGTCAACGATTGATGGTGGGTCCGGGTATAAAATTACCTACCGGAATTTGTGATGTGCCCGAAGGTAGTGAATCACATACTTTTGTACACCAACCCGGTACAGGTAGCTGGGATCCTATGATAAGTATGATTTATCTTGCGAAGTACAAGCGTTCGGGTTTAATGGCAAACCTATCATATATGGTTACAACAAAAAACAAACAAAACTTTCGCTCTGGAAATAAACTAAATACTAATGTTACAGGTTTTTATCAGATTACTTCTAAAAGGTTTAACATCTATCCTAACATCGGATTTTACTGGGAACATGCAGCCAAAGATATTTACTTGAGTGAAAAACAAGGAAACAGTGGTGGTAACATTTCTTACCTGCATAACGGAATCGACATCTATTATAAACGATTTGCTCTGAATGCTGCGTTTCAGCTACCAATACTCAAAGCACTCAATGGAAATCAGGCAGAAATTTGTTTTAAAGTACTGACAGGTTTTTCTTTTACATTTAACTAA
- a CDS encoding MbnP family protein, with product MKKNTTIIASIAIAIIGFCISGCKKDKDNKPTERELSFHLHTLVGNTIANYNDVFSDNTGRKFKIDDCRYYISNIVLIKDDGTDYPLTNVVLLANPSVQEYNLGKVPVGKYKGFRFLMGLDSVTNHADPASYPSTNPLSYQNPTIHWGWNNGYIFMEFQGKFDSTIAAIGTPDADFFYHVGMDNLKRTIDFSASAFEVSSNSDYEIGILFDLKKVLNNVDMRTEFGTHTMDNMALAMKIANNWQGAYSME from the coding sequence ATGAAAAAAAATACAACGATAATTGCTTCAATTGCAATTGCAATAATAGGGTTTTGCATTTCCGGATGTAAAAAAGATAAAGACAACAAGCCAACAGAGCGAGAGCTGTCCTTTCATTTACACACCTTGGTTGGAAACACGATTGCTAACTATAATGATGTTTTTTCTGACAACACAGGAAGAAAATTTAAAATAGATGATTGCCGATATTATATTAGTAACATTGTACTCATTAAAGATGACGGAACAGATTATCCACTGACAAATGTGGTGCTGCTGGCCAACCCCAGCGTTCAGGAGTACAACCTCGGAAAAGTGCCGGTAGGAAAGTATAAGGGCTTTCGTTTTTTAATGGGATTAGATTCTGTAACCAATCATGCTGATCCGGCTTCTTATCCGTCAACAAATCCTTTGAGCTATCAGAACCCTACAATTCACTGGGGGTGGAACAATGGGTATATATTCATGGAGTTTCAAGGAAAATTCGACTCTACTATTGCTGCCATTGGCACACCGGATGCCGATTTCTTTTACCATGTAGGCATGGATAACCTAAAACGTACTATTGATTTTAGTGCATCAGCCTTTGAAGTTTCTTCAAATAGCGATTACGAAATAGGCATTCTTTTCGACCTGAAGAAAGTACTCAATAATGTGGATATGCGCACCGAGTTTGGAACACATACTATGGATAATATGGCACTGGCAATGAAAATAGCCAATAACTGGCAAGGTGCTTACAGCATGGAATAA
- a CDS encoding MbnP family protein, with the protein MNIFKSVLFVAVIFCFSSCKKDDTDENNIPNTDTIGELSFTFRQYIGNDRIVYNQVYSDTSGRQFKITNLRYYISNIVLIKANGQELPLSGKVLLVDNEKEQYSLGEVPVGDYSGFRFLVGIDSAINHGDPALYDASNPLSYQPVSMHWGWSFGYIFMKVEGNVDTDTVPTGNLNGIMSYDIGSDPLVRVINFNHIFSVKGDVNTISVKYNFLKTLSGVDLATESITHTNPGRALAERIADNWLISYTVEP; encoded by the coding sequence ATGAATATTTTCAAGTCTGTTTTGTTTGTTGCTGTGATATTTTGTTTTAGCTCTTGCAAAAAAGATGATACAGATGAGAATAACATACCCAACACCGACACTATTGGTGAGCTGAGTTTTACTTTCAGGCAATATATAGGAAACGACAGAATTGTTTACAATCAGGTTTACAGTGATACTTCCGGGCGCCAGTTTAAAATTACCAACCTGCGTTATTATATTTCAAACATTGTCTTGATAAAAGCCAACGGTCAGGAGTTGCCCCTTAGTGGAAAAGTATTGTTGGTTGACAATGAAAAAGAGCAGTATTCTCTTGGTGAAGTACCTGTTGGAGATTATTCCGGATTTCGTTTTTTAGTTGGCATTGATTCAGCAATCAATCATGGCGACCCTGCACTTTATGATGCATCAAATCCATTAAGTTACCAGCCTGTAAGTATGCATTGGGGTTGGAGTTTTGGATATATTTTTATGAAAGTAGAAGGCAATGTTGACACAGACACTGTTCCTACTGGAAATTTAAATGGAATAATGTCATACGATATTGGCAGCGATCCATTAGTGAGAGTAATAAATTTCAATCACATATTTTCAGTGAAAGGTGATGTCAATACAATTTCGGTTAAATATAATTTTTTAAAAACGCTCTCAGGTGTTGATCTTGCAACAGAAAGTATAACACATACCAACCCGGGAAGAGCATTGGCCGAAAGGATAGCAGATAACTGGCTTATTTCGTACACGGTTGAACCATGA
- a CDS encoding cytochrome c peroxidase, producing the protein MTNTKYFRILSFAAISFWIIGFASCRKDDAIDTGNDVLELEVPLGFPYPPIPEDNLPTKNRIALGKMLFFDPILSRDSTISCSSCHHSDKKFTDGLQVAEGIEGRTTLRNSMTILNTAYQPNMFWDGGSPTLETQVSAPIEAHEEMDFNVMKVVERLNSHPVYPALFRKAYNSGPSAFTLTRAIANFERTLFTGKSKYDEFQYEKKSDALSVSEKRGMDLFFGERAECFHCHGGFNFTDFSFKNNGLHEVYADSGRARITTLHDDVGKFKVPSLRNVALTAPYMHDGSVATLEDVVEHYNSGGKPNFNKSFLIRPLNLSAQEKEDLVNFMKALNDE; encoded by the coding sequence ATGACAAATACTAAGTATTTTAGAATATTATCTTTTGCAGCAATATCATTTTGGATAATTGGTTTTGCATCATGCCGCAAAGATGATGCTATTGACACCGGGAATGATGTGTTAGAATTGGAAGTGCCATTAGGATTTCCTTATCCACCAATTCCTGAAGATAATCTGCCTACAAAAAACAGAATTGCATTAGGCAAAATGTTGTTTTTTGATCCGATACTCTCTCGCGACAGCACAATATCTTGTTCAAGTTGTCATCATTCCGATAAAAAATTTACGGATGGACTTCAAGTAGCAGAAGGAATTGAGGGAAGAACAACCTTGCGCAACTCCATGACAATTCTCAATACTGCCTATCAGCCAAATATGTTTTGGGATGGTGGCTCACCAACATTAGAAACACAGGTGTCTGCGCCCATAGAAGCGCATGAGGAAATGGATTTTAATGTAATGAAAGTTGTTGAAAGGTTGAATAGTCATCCTGTTTATCCGGCCTTGTTTAGAAAAGCATATAACAGCGGACCATCGGCTTTTACACTAACACGGGCCATAGCAAATTTTGAACGAACACTCTTTACAGGCAAATCAAAGTATGATGAGTTTCAGTATGAGAAAAAAAGTGATGCTTTGTCAGTTTCAGAAAAAAGAGGCATGGATTTATTTTTTGGTGAACGGGCAGAGTGTTTTCATTGTCATGGAGGATTTAATTTTACAGACTTTAGTTTTAAAAACAATGGCCTACATGAAGTATATGCTGACTCAGGCAGGGCACGTATAACCACGCTGCATGATGATGTAGGGAAATTTAAAGTGCCTTCACTGCGCAATGTTGCACTCACTGCTCCATATATGCACGATGGCAGTGTTGCTACTCTTGAAGATGTTGTTGAACATTATAATTCAGGAGGTAAACCAAATTTTAATAAAAGCTTTCTCATCAGACCTCTGAATCTTTCTGCACAGGAAAAAGAAGACCTCGTAAATTTTATGAAAGCATTAAATGATGAATAA
- a CDS encoding NAD+ synthase, protein MHIALAQLNFHVGNFEQNTAKIIDAIKEAEKKGAALIVFPELTITAYPPLDFLEFDDFINRCYQSIEKIAAHCENITAIVGCPSRNAVPEGKSLFNSAWFIQKGKVKSVIHKSLLPTYDVFDEYRYFESGRKFECIELNGEKIALTICEDLWNVEDDPLYIHSPMEELIKENPSFIINIAASPFDYKHAHQRKAILRRNVKQYKIPLLYVNHVGAQTEIIFDGGSLAYDATGNLLYEGSYFKEELIYLNTKNTTPIIEKQTEKYELIYQALLMGIKDYFSKMGFKKALLGLSGGVDSAIVTVLAADALGAENILPIMLPSAFSSGHSISDSEQLCRNLNIMVDKMEINPLYETFLKTLKPLFGDKPFDVTEENIQARIRGTLLMAMSNKFGHILLNTSNKSELAVGYGTLYGDMCGGLSVIGDLYKTEVYELCRYINRDKEIIPENILTKPPSAELRPGQKDSDSLPAYDVLDKILFEYIELRKGPRELISEGHDETLVNRILSMVNRNEYKRKQFAPILRISSKAFGLGRRMPIVGKYLS, encoded by the coding sequence ATGCATATAGCACTTGCCCAACTCAACTTTCATGTGGGCAACTTTGAACAAAACACTGCCAAAATAATTGATGCCATTAAAGAGGCTGAAAAAAAAGGTGCAGCACTAATTGTATTTCCTGAACTTACTATTACAGCCTATCCTCCACTTGACTTTCTTGAATTTGACGATTTCATCAATCGTTGTTATCAGTCCATTGAAAAAATTGCCGCACATTGTGAAAACATAACAGCCATTGTTGGTTGTCCCTCGCGCAATGCAGTGCCTGAAGGAAAAAGTTTGTTTAATTCGGCCTGGTTCATTCAAAAAGGAAAAGTAAAATCTGTTATTCATAAATCACTATTACCCACTTATGATGTATTTGATGAATACCGCTATTTTGAATCAGGGCGAAAGTTTGAATGTATAGAACTTAACGGAGAAAAAATTGCTTTAACCATCTGCGAAGACTTGTGGAATGTTGAAGACGACCCACTCTACATCCATTCTCCAATGGAAGAGTTGATTAAAGAAAACCCTTCTTTCATTATCAATATTGCAGCATCGCCATTTGATTATAAACATGCACATCAGCGAAAAGCGATTTTAAGACGAAATGTAAAACAGTATAAAATTCCATTGCTTTATGTCAACCATGTAGGAGCACAAACTGAAATTATTTTTGATGGTGGGTCATTAGCCTATGATGCTACGGGTAATTTACTTTATGAGGGGTCTTATTTTAAAGAAGAACTTATTTATCTCAATACAAAAAACACTACTCCCATTATTGAAAAGCAAACCGAAAAATATGAATTAATTTATCAGGCATTACTGATGGGGATAAAGGATTATTTTTCTAAAATGGGATTTAAGAAAGCGTTGCTTGGTCTTTCCGGTGGTGTTGACAGTGCCATTGTTACGGTGTTGGCTGCCGATGCTTTGGGTGCAGAAAACATTTTACCAATCATGTTGCCTTCTGCATTTTCTAGCGGGCATTCAATCTCCGACTCCGAACAACTTTGTCGGAACCTGAATATTATGGTTGATAAAATGGAAATAAATCCATTGTATGAAACGTTTTTAAAAACGCTAAAGCCTTTGTTTGGTGATAAGCCTTTTGATGTGACTGAAGAAAACATTCAGGCACGCATACGAGGAACATTACTGATGGCAATGAGTAATAAATTCGGTCATATTTTACTTAATACAAGTAATAAAAGTGAACTTGCCGTTGGTTATGGAACCTTGTATGGCGATATGTGCGGAGGCTTAAGTGTGATTGGCGATTTGTATAAAACAGAAGTTTATGAATTGTGCAGGTATATCAATCGGGATAAAGAAATTATTCCTGAAAATATTTTAACAAAGCCACCTAGTGCAGAATTACGTCCTGGTCAAAAAGACAGCGACTCCTTGCCTGCATACGATGTGCTGGATAAAATATTATTTGAATATATAGAACTGCGTAAAGGCCCAAGAGAATTAATTTCCGAAGGGCATGACGAAACATTGGTCAACCGAATACTCAGCATGGTTAACAGAAATGAATACAAACGCAAACAGTTTGCACCTATATTGCGAATTTCATCCAAAGCATTTGGATTGGGAAGGCGCATGCCCATTGTAGGCAAATATCTTTCTTGA
- a CDS encoding porin family protein yields the protein MRAKVSLIAIAFVAAFQFAKAQDNKFNFGLKISPTVAWFKASDNLDNDGSKIGFAYGLIADINFTNNYSFETGIDVTYRGGKLKYLDTYKMKTVLQYIELPLTLKLKTNEIGYMTYFGKVGFTTGINIRTDGDFKKSDINPLNMALVAGIGTQYSLGGKTALLFGITFNNGFLDVVKEKHSKATSNFLAVDLGVMF from the coding sequence ATGAGAGCAAAAGTATCACTAATTGCAATAGCCTTTGTGGCTGCTTTTCAATTTGCAAAAGCACAGGACAATAAATTTAATTTCGGGCTTAAAATTTCTCCAACAGTAGCCTGGTTTAAAGCCAGCGATAATTTAGATAATGATGGCAGCAAAATAGGGTTTGCCTACGGTCTGATTGCTGATATTAATTTTACCAATAACTATTCTTTTGAAACTGGAATTGATGTAACCTACCGTGGTGGCAAATTAAAATATTTGGATACCTATAAAATGAAAACTGTGTTACAATATATTGAACTCCCTTTAACCTTAAAGCTAAAAACCAATGAAATTGGTTATATGACTTACTTCGGTAAAGTTGGTTTTACTACAGGTATTAACATCAGAACTGATGGTGATTTTAAAAAATCTGATATCAACCCATTAAATATGGCTTTAGTTGCGGGTATTGGTACACAATATTCACTAGGCGGAAAAACAGCTTTACTTTTTGGTATAACTTTCAATAATGGTTTTTTGGATGTAGTAAAAGAAAAACATTCAAAAGCAACCTCAAACTTTTTAGCTGTTGATTTAGGGGTAATGTTTTAA
- the gldC gene encoding gliding motility protein GldC gives MKKSEIKFTVSLDDNNKPVALHWNAEDSGMQGDKECKAMMLALFDKKDQTTMRIDLWTQEMMVEEMQQFFFEMYMSMADTYQNATNDKDQAEKMRGFARQFGKEVSLIK, from the coding sequence ATGAAAAAATCAGAAATAAAATTTACAGTCAGCTTAGACGATAACAACAAGCCTGTGGCCTTGCATTGGAATGCCGAAGACAGTGGCATGCAGGGCGACAAAGAGTGTAAGGCCATGATGCTGGCATTGTTTGATAAGAAAGATCAAACCACCATGCGCATTGATTTATGGACACAGGAAATGATGGTTGAAGAGATGCAACAATTCTTTTTTGAAATGTATATGAGCATGGCCGATACCTATCAAAACGCCACAAACGACAAAGATCAGGCAGAAAAAATGCGTGGCTTTGCCCGTCAGTTTGGTAAGGAAGTGAGTTTGATAAAATAA
- a CDS encoding VOC family protein: MMNHFLLFETILYVKNQQESAVFYTKLFRQEPALNVPGMTEFILAPNCKLGLMPNYGIAKILSDKTPHPNLGNGIPRCELYYYAENIELEFDNAINAGAHLISPIIDRDWGDRACYFSDPDGHIIAFAQKITNKG; the protein is encoded by the coding sequence ATGATGAACCACTTTTTACTCTTTGAAACCATTCTTTATGTTAAGAACCAGCAGGAAAGTGCAGTTTTTTATACCAAGCTATTCAGGCAAGAGCCTGCCTTAAATGTGCCGGGCATGACAGAGTTTATACTTGCCCCTAACTGTAAACTTGGATTGATGCCAAATTATGGTATAGCAAAAATTCTTTCAGATAAAACCCCTCATCCAAATCTAGGCAATGGAATACCCAGATGCGAACTTTATTATTATGCTGAAAACATTGAACTTGAGTTTGACAATGCAATAAATGCAGGTGCACATTTGATTAGTCCAATTATTGATAGGGATTGGGGCGACAGAGCTTGTTACTTTTCCGACCCTGATGGTCATATCATTGCTTTTGCCCAAAAGATTACCAATAAAGGATAA
- the arfB gene encoding alternative ribosome rescue aminoacyl-tRNA hydrolase ArfB yields MSKINFDCLLSELVITFSRSSGKGGQHVNKVATKAELAFDINGSECLNEEQKQLIKEKLTNKINEAGLLKLQSSESRSQLGNKENVLKKFKALIEKSLKKPVKRIATSKPLQATESRLTQKRRTSEIKKLRQKKSD; encoded by the coding sequence ATGAGTAAAATTAATTTCGATTGTTTATTATCTGAGTTAGTCATCACTTTTTCGCGCAGTTCGGGCAAAGGCGGACAGCATGTCAACAAAGTAGCCACCAAGGCTGAATTGGCTTTTGATATCAATGGGTCAGAATGTTTAAATGAAGAACAAAAGCAACTCATTAAAGAAAAGTTGACAAATAAAATCAATGAAGCCGGTTTGCTTAAATTGCAGAGCAGCGAATCGCGCAGTCAGTTGGGCAATAAAGAAAATGTATTAAAAAAATTCAAAGCTCTGATTGAAAAATCTTTGAAAAAGCCTGTCAAGCGAATAGCCACATCAAAACCATTACAGGCAACAGAAAGCCGATTGACTCAAAAACGAAGGACCTCTGAAATAAAAAAACTCCGTCAAAAAAAGTCAGACTAG
- a CDS encoding amidohydrolase translates to MSTLRVTTVQTKLHWENQAKNLKHFTTLLKSIKANSTDLIVLPEMFNTGFSMNAAALAEKSDGPSMQWMQKMAETKNAVVCGSLIVEEGGRYYNRLVWMTPGGAHAHYDKRHLFTMAGEQKFYHPGNKKLILLYKGWRLSVFVCYDLRFPVWMRNQNEYDCAIVVANWPEKRSFAWKQLLTARAIENQSFVVGVNRIGKDGNDITYTGDTIVLDPFGKKISKTKAGIESIETVKLDFDVLENARHSFPVINDADSFTIKL, encoded by the coding sequence ATGAGTACGCTAAGAGTAACAACTGTTCAGACAAAACTACACTGGGAAAATCAGGCAAAAAACTTAAAACATTTCACCACGCTGCTTAAAAGCATTAAGGCAAATAGCACTGATTTGATTGTACTTCCCGAAATGTTCAATACAGGATTCAGCATGAATGCTGCAGCACTGGCCGAGAAAAGTGATGGTCCTTCCATGCAGTGGATGCAAAAAATGGCAGAAACAAAAAATGCTGTTGTTTGCGGAAGCCTCATTGTTGAAGAAGGTGGCAGATATTATAACCGCTTGGTTTGGATGACTCCCGGTGGTGCCCATGCACACTATGATAAAAGACATTTGTTTACCATGGCAGGTGAGCAAAAATTTTATCATCCCGGAAACAAAAAACTAATACTATTATACAAGGGATGGCGTCTTTCTGTTTTTGTTTGTTACGACCTTCGGTTTCCGGTGTGGATGCGCAATCAGAACGAATATGACTGTGCCATTGTTGTAGCCAACTGGCCCGAGAAACGCAGCTTTGCCTGGAAACAATTGCTCACTGCCCGTGCTATCGAAAATCAATCGTTTGTTGTGGGTGTTAACCGTATTGGAAAAGATGGCAATGACATTACATATACGGGCGACACAATAGTGCTTGACCCATTTGGTAAAAAAATAAGCAAGACCAAGGCAGGCATTGAAAGTATAGAAACTGTGAAACTCGATTTTGATGTTTTGGAAAATGCCAGACATAGCTTTCCGGTAATCAATGATGCCGACAGTTTTACCATTAAACTGTAA